In Channa argus isolate prfri chromosome 23, Channa argus male v1.0, whole genome shotgun sequence, the following are encoded in one genomic region:
- the spg11 gene encoding spatacsin isoform X2, producing MLEANQRWENNSIEVAVIPENQHCGAVDEIKKADLAPGGSLLGCLDVQGQLVVWDPADREVPPAKVDGCYRDFCWEEVIVPSRGVNSFRLLTVGSQWDLKLLDVEAERSASISLLHVSDCPVDRLLQTVRKQDRSLSELQSLHLLSFAAGRCCLLLNNDQLLQLQWQKMEEELQTFSCCSIQLTENDRHTAVHHCVCKDTLFILSSTGLISLFNITDGSLLATINPLPYLSSDQAKEHFVSSSSAFCLLQVSADLSTVVAVTRCQTAVAINLNHYFRTFPDHLLCAVPPTRPPLHPQHPSDQDSLASSSCSAAVLRSAFSTDRSWEARLTSMYIRAQQAPTPSVSSQPAGTSWFSSLPHLKSHRAPSLSNSKVPHGGVTVAFSVPESSSPSLLTVSEFSALLTFVSPSNRQTTVALWDLESGSVSYHQVEGEAALVQRCGERQHRLLLKKTGVFQVLFSVSQQDLLSRLMLFGSAATVDAVCHLNNWGRCSIPIHALKAGLKNRQLDTVDFYLKSKENLLNPLTAFSAANQPAASTLSLTDSVQDLCPALDLLCSAVRDSSSDAQSRQFSEQLLNITINFVNTQIRSVLSNTHHEDPSVRSCVEVLDQYVIELRSYMKKFPWPAGGDTSSTNSAPVAQETQGDEWEQLQTEEVVLQSILTNQIPRAQAILRRRSCPEQHLSALRMEGLRQVFSCLQRRDLQTANTLLTNMGFNVKQQLHSICRYTNNKDLREFVVEELSRRSCFPEDEMKSVAFIREMERLGSLPASRCSANTTSPRVAQMVCRGAGGGQEVLQELSRQLKTEEQKELWGNLRLDWVRNWDQSCQNTILLSRLQHTELTSCDAADLWRYLTALHDQSRVVSWIQNGQTTDTSQWLELSPELVNDNTVCSSYMKEDILDLLARRGVFIPEELADLEQLLWRLAQGEGVMASSPPIPQYRSPLGLDIHSLFITFCLDHNLQYLLYTYLEHYRLTPRNCPLLTNQSLSESQPWFDMLVKIQEITRDLSDPGLIFQASLTSAQVLLPGSQASLSSLLLEGHSLLALAAIMFAPGGIDQVMVQSERSGRSERTVDPQLLKMALAPHPKLKAALFSAGSRGTGSSSDISVYHLLQSLHPLDPSRLFGWQAANTLNSTEMSELPHFSSPHLVNRFALVENLDFLYYLHHGRPSFAYATFLVQQLSGCSDVNILLQQASQQAYRLALQCFNVPSVASAAVCFCQLLGVNSLKLRVDIKALNIILQHWNQHNTHNTPTQHLHTLVSKGVKLADAEPEAAEELIGYLEAAVTSSLEQKGVSRSSYEAAQEWALPVQFCQLHSLKLSSVYPAHCADDGQLIHFLLFVQLHNFPPQQVRSLAAQFGPALQAHLSLAFQDLQVYTQRGSCGPDVHTHTLSKEEAPGRQEQPSELFHALLQSQEEVSPCRYLLQEALVQRCPTLAVLAACQQGVELLPCLCVWVLTSVDRVTAEEATAHLVEAPQHHEWTLHDLSIIWKMLLGRGHVRPLLRGFELFQRDCPLVLVLRMFELCCDYRNFSEAKVKLLDFQRTLITLRNSSPAPSSELPLQWVESQASVLLLTILQRCSSQYDLHRLLHLLADVDKLLKSNGPDFKKLSQLSKILQGSEVSLSPRLLQSNSPSVQQEEFQAAVDSLQVRGLYSQAREVCVLAGLPVHRLLLSQVLQEVNSQKAKQQWRRLETRVSFWRKCHEQLKTEGTDPESASQFFLSQAETEPADSSVAGEVQTDLLDVQERCLLLGLTAHWVSLLSPTPLSQLESLEKKMWISRVQRHILTVAMEKESVFNLPPPAVTPEMNTYEVLMKEFSFSNISGLNTERCLSLEGLPGSPGEQEDLNVISELNPEERSVLAALVGQLLDDGSVHEASRVCRYFSLYHADMWVVLRCQGLASGELNPEPQEEASEALQRNSITTSPSLSSLSSFVMLPPPDDEVAVQLQRLVDQCRHGNNYCKQVLGLYQLSKELRCSYSEISREEPHSVLEKLLLSDQPERFKKAQAFIKAQGLSADTVAELVSSAVVQAHLASTQQLQPERQVLRQSEGRDSLVQLIKLCEDPNLVGVKLMENLSTVPLRDLNCIVELLIVAHDCFSLTCNMEGIVRALQAARHLSHTYLAPGEQYSLLVRLLTGIGRYDEMTYVFDLLHQNHRFEMLLRKKVDSDRRQVTHVLLQSSSLKTALLDYIKRCLPADSEKHNMVALCFSMRREIGENHEMAARTQLKMIESRAWVVTPDLKMSLVKVLGLLKDAAESFSKDSCVRQASRCVRTAKLVALQLHFLNQGSDLRVINLQPAELLRTVTELPRCYQVFVVSEAYGYTPDWAEVLYQKVVLKGDFIYLEEFKCNRPLTSGLFEDIFKKLDVAPNTVTANVKRLLTHCDDMYSRYRLAYQQNLHDVTKSMLQDANTSSYLKDRLSS from the exons ATGTTGGAGGCGAATCAGCGGTGGGAGAATAACTCCATCGAGGTGGCTGTGATCCCCGAGAACCAACACTGTGGAGCCGTAGATGAAATTAAGAAAGCGGATCTCGCTCCTGGAGGCTCCCTGCTCGGATGCCTGGATGTCCAGGGGCAGCTGGTAGTGTGGGACCCGGCGGACAGAGAGGTTCCACCGGCTAAAGTGGACGGCTGCTACAGGGA cTTTTGCTGGGAGGAGGTGATCGTCCCCAGTCGAGGTGTCAACAGCTTCCGACTGCTGACTGTGGGATCTCAGTGGGACCTGAAGCTTCTGGATGTGGAAGCAGAACGATCAGCCTCTATCTCTCTGCTCCATGTCTCTGACTGTCCTGTAGACCGGCTGCTGCAGACTGTCAGAAAGCAGGACCGCA gtctGAGTGAGCTGCAGTCGCTGCATCTGTTGTCGTTTGCTGCTGGCCGCTGCTGCTTGCTGCTGAACAATGATCAGCTGCTCCAGCTGCAGTGGCAGAAAatggaggaggagctgcagacGTTCTCCTGCTGCAGCATCCAACTGACTGAGAATGACAGACACACTGCTGTCCATCACTGTGTCTGCAAGGACACTCTGTTCATCCTCAGCTCCACTGGACTCATCT CTCTGTTTAACATCACTGATGGCAGTCTGCTTGCAACCATCAACCCCCTTCCCTACCTGAGCTCCGACCAGGCAAAGGAGCACTTCGTCTCTTCCTCGTCTGCCTTCTGCCTTCTGCAGGTGTCAGCTGATCTCAGTACAGTTGTAGCCGTCACTCGGTGTCAAACAGCCGTCGCCATCAACCTCAACCATTACTTTAG GACATTTCCAGACCACCTGCTGTGTGCTGTCCCTCCCACTCGACCGCCTCTCCACCCACAGCACCCCAGTGACCAAGACAGCCTGGCGAGCTCCAGCTGTAGCGCGGCCGTCCTCAGATCAGCCTTCAGTACTGATCG CTCCTGGGAAGCTCGTCTGACCTCCATGTACATCAGAGCCCAACAGGCTCCAactccctctgtctcctcccAGCCTGCTGGAACATCCTGGTTCTCCTCCCTTCCCCATCTGAAGTCCCACAGGGCTCCATCCTTGAGCAATAGCAAAGTGCCTCACGGTGGTGTGACGGTCGCGTTCTCTGTCCCTGAGTCGTCATCTCCATCTCTACTCACTGTCTCTGAATTCTCTGCCCTACTGACCTTTGTCTCCCCAAGCAACAGACAGACCACAGTGGCATTATGGGATTTGGAGTCTGGGAGTGTGAGCTACCACCAGGTGGAGGGAGAAGCAGCTCTGGTTCAGCGCTGTGGAGAGAGACAGCACAGACTGCTGCTAAAGA AAACCGGTGTGTTTCAGGTCTTGTTCTCAGTTTCCCAGCAGGACCTGCTCAGTAGACTGATGTTGTTTGGCAGCGCAGCAACAGTAGATGCAGTCTGTCACCTGAACAACTGGGGGCGCTGCTCCATCCCCATCCATGCCCTAAAG gctGGTCTAAAGAACCGTCAGCTGGACACCGTTGATTTCTACCTGAAGAGCAAAGAAAACCTCCTAAACCCCTTGACAGCATTCAGTGCTGCCAATCAGCCTGCAGCCTCCACACTGAGCCTGACAGACA gTGTCCAGGACCTCTGTCCCGCATTGGACCTGCTGTGCTCTGCTGTCAGAGACTCAAGCAGTGACGCTCAGAGCCGACAGTTCTCAGAACAGCTGCTTAACATCACAATCAACTTTGTAAACACGCAGATCCGCTCTGTGCTGTCCAACACACACC ATGAAGACCCCAGTGTTCGGAGCTGTGTGGAAGTTCTGGACCAGTATGTCATTGAGCTGAGGAGCTACATGAAGAAGTTTCCCTGGCCTGCAGGGGGCGACACCTCCAGCACCAACTCTGCTCCTGTTGCTCAGGAGACACAGGGGGACGAGTGGGAGCAGCTGCAGACAGAG GAAGTGGTCCTTCAGTCCATCCTGACCAATCAGATTCCCAGAGCTCAGGCCATCCTGCGGAGACGGAGCTGTCCAGAGCAGCACCTGTCTGCTCTCAGGATGGAGGGTCTGCGGCAGGTCTTCTCCTGCCTGCAGCGCCGGGACCTGCAGACCGCCAACACACTCCTCACTAACATG ggtttcaatgtgaagcagcagctcCACAGTATTTGCCGTTATACCAACAACAAGGACCTGAGGGAGTTTGTG GTGGAGGAACTCTCGAGGCGCAGTTGTTTTCCAGAGGATGAGATGAAGAGTGTGGCCTTCATACGAGAGATGGAGAGGCTGGGATCACTGCCTGCATCCCGCTGCTCAGCCAATACAACATCTCCGAG GGTGGCTCAGATGGTTTGTAGGGGGGCAGGAGGTGGTCAGGAGGTCCTACAGGAGCTGTCAAGACAGCTGAAGACTGAGGAGCAGAAGGAGCTCTGGGGGAACCTCAGATTGGACTGGGTGCGGAACTGGGACCAGAGCTGCCAGAACACCATCCTCCTGTCAAGACTCCAGCACACAG AGTTGACGTCCTGTGACGCAGCTGATTTATGGCGTTACCTGACTGCCCTGCATGACCAGAGCCGGGTGGTCAGCTGGATTCAGAACGGACAGACCACAGACACCTCCCAGTGGTTGGAGTTGTCCCCAGAGCTAGTTAATGACAACACAGTCTGCAGCAGCTACATGAAGGAGGACATCCTGGACCTGCTGGCCAG GAGGGGCGTGTTCATCCCAGAGGAGCTGGCAGATTTGGAGCAGCTGTTGTGGAGGCTGGCGCAAGGTGAAGGGGTGATGGCGTCGTCCCCTCCCATTCCTCAGTACCGCTCCCCGCTTGGCCTCGACATACATAGTCTCTTCATCACCTTCTGCCTGGATCACAACCTACAGTACCTGCTCTACACCTACCTGGAGCACTACAG ACTGACACCCAGGAACTGTCCCCTCCTGACCAATCAGAGCCTGTCTGAGAGCCAGCCCTGGTTTGACATGCTGGTGAAGATCCAGGAGATCACCAGAGATCTGTCAG accCAGGTCTGATCTTCCAGGCCAGTCTCACCAGTGCTCAAGTGCTCTTACCAGGCAGCCAGGCATCTCTCAGCAGTCTGCTGTTGGAGGGACACAGTCTGCTGGCGTTGGCTGCCATCATGTTTGCCCCCGGAGGAATTGACCAG GTGATGGTTCAGAGTGAAAGGTCAGGCCGTTCAGAGAGAACAGTCGACCCTCAGCTCCTTAAGATGGCGCTTGCCCCCCACCCCAAACTGAAGGCCGCCCTATTTTCTGCCGGTTCTCGAGGAACCGGCTCATCCTCCGACATCTCTGTCTACCACCTGCTGCAG TCACTTCATCCTTTGGACCCATCCCGGCTGTTTGGCTGGCAAGCGGCAAACACACTCAACTCCACCG AAATGTCAGAGCTGCCTCACTTTTCCAGTCCTCACCTGGTCAACAGGTTTGCTCTGGTAGAGAACCTGGACTTCCTGTACTACCTCCATCATGGCCGGCCGTCTTTTGCCTACGCCACCTTCCTCGTGCAGCAGCTAAGTGGCTGCAGTGACGTCAACATACT GCTTCAGCAGGCCAGTCAGCAGGCGTATAGGTTGGCCCTGCAGTGTTTTAACGTGCCGTCCGTGGCGTCGGCCGCCGTTTGTTTCTGCCAGCTGCTGGGAGTCAACAGCCTCAAACTGAGAGTCGACATCAAAGCCTTGAACATCATACTGCAGCACTGGaaccaacacaacacacacaacactccAACGCAGCATCTACACACTCTGG TGTCTAAAGGTGTCAAGCTGGCAGATGCAGAGCCTGAAGCAGCAGAGGAGCTGATCGGCTACCTGGAGGCTGCAGTGACGAGCAGTCTGGAGCAAAAAGGCGTCAGCAG atcgTCATACGAGGCGGCTCAGGAGTGGGCATTACCTGTTCAGTTCTGTCAGCTCCACAGTCTGAAGCTCAGTTCTGTTTACCCCGCCCACTGCGCCGATGATGGACAGCTCATCCACTTCCTGTTGTTTGTCCAGCTGCACAACTTCCCACCCCAGCAG GTGAGATCCCTGGCAGCTCAGTTTGGCCCGGCCCTGCAGGCCCACTTGAGCCTAGCGTTTCAGGACCTGCAGGTGTACACTCAGAGGGGGAGCTGTGGCCCtgacgtgcacacacacacgctgagcAAAGAGGAGGCCCCTGGGAGGCAGGAGCAGCCCAGTGAGCTGTTCCATGCCCTCCTGCAGAGCCAGGAAGAGGTGTCCCCCTGCAGGTACCTCCTGCAGGAGGCGCTGGTGCAGCGCTGCCCAACGTTAGCCGTACTGGCCGCCTGTCAACAG GGGGTGGAGCTGCTgccctgcctgtgtgtgtgggttctGACATCCGTCGACCGCGTCACCGCCGAGGAGGCCACCGCTCACCTGGTCGAAGCCCCCCAGCACCACGAGTGGACCCTGCACGACCTGTCCATCATCTGGAAGATGCTGCTGGGGAGGGGCCACGTCAGGCCCCTCCTGCGAGGCTTTGAGCTCTTTCAGAGG gACTGTCCTCTGGTGCTGGTGTTGAGGATGTTTGAGTTGTGTTGTGACTACAGGAACTTCTCTGAGGCCAAAGTAAAGCTGCTGGACTTCCAGAGGACCCTCATCACT CTGAGAAACAGCAGCCCAGCTCCTTCCAGTGAACTCCCTCTGCAGTGGGTGGAGAGCCAGGCCTCTGTGCTGCTCCTCACTATCCTGCAGCGCTGCTCCTCTCAGTACGACCTCCACCGGCTGCTGCATCTGCTGGCCGACGTCGACAAGCTCCTCAAATCCAACG gtccAGACTTTAAGAAGCTGAGCCAGCTCAGTAAGATCCTgcaggggtcagaggtcagcctGTCTCCTAGGCTGCTGCAGTCCAACTCTCCGTCCGTCCAGCAGGAGGAGTTTCAGGCTGCAGTGGACAGTCTGCAGGTCAGGGGGCTCTACAGCCAGGCCAGAGAGGTCTGTGTGCTGGCAGGTCTGCCTGTCCACCGACTGCTGCTCAGCCAG GTACTTCAGGAAGTAAACTCCCAGAAGGccaagcaacagtggagaaggtTAGAGACCCGAGTCAGTTTCTGGAGAAAATGTCACGAACAGCTGAAGACTGAGGGCACTGATCCAGAATCCGCCTCCCAGTTCTTTCTGTCACAGGCTGAAACTGAGCCTGCAGACTCCTCTGTGGCTGGAGAGGTTCAGACAGACCTGCTGGACGTCCAGGAGCGTTGCCTGCTGCTCGGACTCACCGCACACTGGGTGTCCCTGCTCAGCCCAACTCCCCTGAGCCAACTGGAAAGCCTGGAAAAGAAGATGTGGATCAGCCGGGTACAACGTCACATCCTAACCGTTGCCATGGAGAAGGAGAGTGTTTTCAACCTACCTCCACCCGCTGTCACACCTGAAATGAACACGTATGAAGTGCTGATGAAGGAGTTCTCCTTCTCTAACATATCAGGTCTGAACACAGAAAGGTGCCTGAGTCTGGAGGGGCTTCCTGGTTCCCCTGGGGAGCAGGAGGATCTGAATGTCATCTCAGAGTTAAACCCAGAGGAGAGGAGTGTCCTGGCTGCGCTGGTCGGTCAGTTATTAGATGATGGGAGTGTGCACGAAGCCAGTCGCGTCTGTCGGTATTTCTCCCTGTATCACGCCGACATGTGGGTGGTGCTGCGCTGCCAAGGTTTGGCATCAGGGGAACTAAACCCTGAACCACAAGAGGAGGCATCAGAAGCTCTGCAGAGGAACAGCATCACCACTT ctCCGTCTCTGAGCAGTCTGTCGTCGTTCGTAATGCTCCCCCCTCCTGATGATGAAGTCGCTGTCCAGCTCCAGAGACTAGTGGATCAGTGTCGCCATGGCAACAACTACTGCAAACAAGTGCTCGGCCTGTACCAGCTCTCTAAG GAGCTGCGCTGCTCCTACAGTGAGATCTCCAGGGAGGAACCTCACTCCGTGctggagaagctgctgctgtcGGACCAGCCGGAGCGTTTCAAGAAGGCTCAGGCCTTCATCAAAGCTCAGGGTCTCTCAGCAGACACCGTGGCTGAGCTGGTCTCCTCTGCGGTGGTCCAGGCTCACCTGGCCTCCacccagcagctgcagcctg AGAGGCAGGTATTGAGGCAGTCCGAGGGACGAGACTCGCTGGTCCAGCTGATCAAACTGTGTGAAGACCCGAACCTGGTAGGAGTCAAACTGATGGAAAACCTCAGCACTGTTCCACTAAGAGACCTCAACTGCA TCGTAGAGCTGTTGATCGTGGCCCACGACTGTTTCAGTCTCACCTGTAACATGGAGGGGATCGTCCGGGCGCTGCAAGCTGCTCGTCACCTCAGTCACACCTACCTGGCCCCAGGAGAGCAGTACAGCCTGTTG GTGCGTCTGCTGACAGGTATTGGCAGATATGATGAGATGACATATGTCTTCGATCTGCTGCATCAGAACCATCGTTTTGAGATGCTGCTGAGAAAGAAGGTGGACTCGGACAGAAGACAG GTGACACATGTCCTGCTGCAGAGCTCCAGCCTGAAGACGGCTCTGTTGGATTACATAAAGCGCTGCCTCCCTGCAGACAGCGAGAAGCACAACATGGTGGCGCTGTGTTTCAGCATGAGGAGGGAGATCGGAGAAAACCACGAGATGGCTGCCAGGACTCAGCTGAAGATGATTGAGTCTCGGGCCTGGG TGGTCACTCCTGATCTGAAGATGTCGTTGGTCAAAGTGCTGGGTCTGCTGAAGGACGCGGCCGAGAGTTTCTCCAAG gacTCGTGTGTGCGTCAGGCGAGTCGCTGTGTCCGTACGGCCAAGTTGGTTGCTCTTCAGCTGCACTTCCTGAACCAGGGATCAGATCTGCGCGTCATCAACCTGCAGCCTGCAGAGCTGCTGAGAACTGTCACAGAGCTGCCGCGATGCTACCAG GTGTTTGTGGTGTCAGAGGCGTATGGCTACACCCCAGACTGGGCAGAGGTCTTGTACCAGAAGGTCGTCCTAAAAGGAGACTTCATTTATCTGGAGGAGTTCAAATGCAACCGGCCACTGACCTCCGGCCTGTTTGAGGACATTTTTAAGAa gCTGGACGTGGCTCCCAACACTGTCACTGCCAACGTGAAACGCCTCCTGACACACTGTGATGACATGTACAGCCGCTACAGGCTGGCCTATCAGCAGAACCTGCACGACGTCACCAAATCCATGCTGCAGGACGCCAACACGTCCAGCTACCTGAAGGACAGACTCAGCAGCTGA